One Thermofilum sp. genomic window carries:
- a CDS encoding MATE family efflux transporter, protein MSSSVAKLALPITLGVLADSLLSLISLWAVTRISTEATAAVGLSGYLFFLINAAFSVFVGGVSVVASQALGAGKHDVASRAAGETLAAAVLFSLALAGTAPLWLRSYLALLSQGNPGVVLEGYRYAVVRMLSLPAMAVNAVLSSVYRSAERPWPPAVGSAISTAVGAAAIPVLAKPEVLGVVGTGLASSLASYSGLAVYLVWPPPLAVKLALPSSLAARTLLVGLPTAAERLVASAAHNVYINAVARGGTQALAAHNIGLTIENLVIQPSFAISMAALVEAGRRTGADNPREAARVTLESARIGTLWMSFAALLLAASSPFVGYFFTEDAKIAELTTVYLLFAAASEVGLGASSALFGAIRGMGSVWLPLLISSVSVIALRAVPAQLLSLFYGAPGAWATQVTDMYGRAVMAYAAWRILGARRLAKKLV, encoded by the coding sequence GTGAGCTCCAGCGTCGCGAAGCTCGCGCTGCCTATCACTCTCGGGGTGCTGGCGGACTCTCTGCTCAGTCTGATCAGCTTGTGGGCTGTCACCCGGATCTCGACAGAGGCGACCGCCGCTGTAGGGCTCTCGGGCTACCTCTTCTTCCTCATCAACGCAGCGTTTTCAGTTTTCGTCGGCGGTGTCAGCGTTGTCGCTTCACAGGCTCTCGGCGCGGGGAAGCACGACGTCGCCTCTCGCGCGGCTGGGGAGACGCTGGCGGCAGCGGTGCTTTTCTCGCTAGCTCTAGCGGGAACTGCGCCGCTCTGGCTGCGGAGCTACCTCGCCCTCCTCTCTCAGGGTAACCCGGGGGTCGTGCTGGAAGGGTACCGCTACGCCGTGGTGCGGATGCTCTCGCTTCCCGCGATGGCTGTCAACGCTGTCCTGTCGTCGGTGTACCGGAGCGCGGAGCGCCCCTGGCCGCCTGCAGTAGGCTCTGCTATCAGCACAGCTGTGGGGGCTGCCGCGATCCCGGTGCTCGCGAAGCCGGAGGTCCTCGGCGTGGTGGGCACTGGGCTCGCTTCCAGCCTTGCGAGCTACTCTGGCCTTGCAGTTTATCTCGTGTGGCCGCCGCCCCTAGCGGTGAAGCTGGCCCTACCCTCCTCGCTGGCTGCTAGGACGCTCCTCGTAGGTTTGCCAACCGCAGCTGAGCGGTTAGTGGCGAGCGCTGCGCACAACGTGTACATTAACGCTGTCGCGCGCGGCGGAACCCAGGCTCTTGCTGCCCACAACATCGGGTTGACTATCGAGAATCTAGTGATTCAGCCTAGCTTCGCTATCAGCATGGCCGCGCTGGTCGAGGCGGGGAGGAGGACGGGGGCCGACAACCCGCGGGAAGCGGCCCGCGTGACTTTGGAGAGCGCTAGGATCGGCACTCTCTGGATGAGCTTCGCAGCACTCCTCCTCGCAGCTTCATCACCCTTTGTGGGCTACTTCTTCACAGAAGACGCGAAGATCGCCGAGCTCACCACAGTGTACTTGCTCTTCGCCGCTGCGAGCGAGGTAGGTCTCGGCGCGAGCTCAGCCCTCTTCGGGGCGATCAGGGGGATGGGCAGCGTGTGGCTCCCGCTACTCATCAGCAGCGTGTCCGTGATAGCGCTCAGAGCGGTGCCCGCTCAGCTTCTCTCGCTCTTCTACGGTGCGCCCGGAGCCTGGGCCACTCAGGTCACGGACATGTACGGTAGAGCGGTGATGGCCTACGCCGCGTGGCGAATCCTCGGCGCCCGCAGGCTGGCGAAGAAGCTGGTTTAA
- a CDS encoding HEPN domain-containing protein translates to MLLEKVGDYPRVHSTMALASILGRLPECGELVSFLEENRVEVGLLEDAYIASRYLAREYSREEAEILVNFAREVLEHGGVC, encoded by the coding sequence ATGCTGCTGGAGAAGGTGGGCGACTACCCCAGGGTGCACTCGACAATGGCTCTCGCCTCGATCCTCGGTAGGCTGCCTGAGTGCGGAGAGCTCGTGAGCTTCCTTGAGGAGAACAGAGTTGAGGTCGGTCTCCTGGAGGATGCTTACATAGCTTCGAGGTACCTAGCGAGGGAGTACAGCAGGGAGGAGGCTGAAATTCTCGTGAACTTTGCGAGAGAGGTTTTGGAGCATGGAGGTGTATGTTGA
- a CDS encoding nucleotidyltransferase domain-containing protein has translation MEVYVDILLKRAEMVRNWRVYAARVAEAARAVLPGARVYVFGSVVRGECTGGSDVDVLVISGSLPRSGLERAKVKVKIEELAGLPPYHPFEIHLADEEEGGWYLSRVGELVEF, from the coding sequence ATGGAGGTGTATGTTGACATCCTCTTGAAGAGGGCTGAGATGGTCAGGAACTGGAGGGTGTACGCTGCTAGGGTAGCGGAGGCGGCTAGAGCTGTTCTCCCTGGCGCGAGGGTTTACGTTTTCGGGAGCGTGGTGAGGGGTGAGTGCACTGGCGGCAGCGATGTCGACGTGTTGGTGATTTCGGGGAGCCTTCCGAGGAGCGGCTTGGAGAGGGCGAAGGTAAAGGTGAAGATAGAGGAGCTTGCGGGCCTCCCGCCCTACCACCCTTTCGAGATCCACCTAGCGGATGAGGAAGAAGGGGGGTGGTACCTCAGCAGGGTCGGAGAGCTTGTGGAGTTTTGA
- a CDS encoding glycoside hydrolase family 38 C-terminal domain-containing protein: MARLTFREIERRFFDFLAATVVDHKPVTRWRGSGGEVELPFFSAARPDEVLAFEVHLSLPRLGGARWLLRLDITGNGLLRVDGELFQAVDEQHRLAVLEPGERRVALEATPRRLFGENPWSFAFVGSSLSAVLWDEFHLALSLLDLLQLAKGRSDLLEALSRAAEEVELTPSVTQVYAAHTILYGHFAPESTPEYRGPRWDFAYTASVYGPRVLAGFAADIPGPSVEEVVETARRVREKLPTGAAAGKVYLFGHAHIDTAWLWPFSETRRKVVRTFATVVRLAKMGYRFTYVQSGAQNYKWLEEAEPELFEEVKRLVREGRWLPVGGMWVEADTQLVTGESLARQLLYGQRYFAEKLGARSRVGWLPDSFGFSAQLPQLFRKAGIEVFVTHKVMWNDTNEFPYHAFVWEGLDGSEVVAHIIVATYNGSLTASELAGLWERYKQRDLAPAVHAYGFGDGGGGPTFLMLERLKLLRSIPGLPEPVEAPSESEYVSELLKAKEKLPRWKGEIYNEFHRGVYTTNLKVKELVSRAESEARWAELAAALAHLFGLAGYPAPEIREAWERLLRCQFHDVLPGSSSYEAYAEAYGDLEAAITSFEAVSRKSLEAVAERVDAPKGSVVVFNSLPWPVKLPLKLPGLGYTYPDGRPVEAQSSGEGLVAVVEVPATGYVALLPGASQEPSGGASARAEEGGVVLENELLRVRLSGGGELLSVYDKQSGFEVLAAPSNVLRAHPDKPGSFDAWDIDRSAVESPGYAFQPAEPLRVVSSGPVAASAECALRFKSSTARVRVTLYKGLKLVEIRVSFDWREKCYLVKAWFDFNVKSDTAHFEVPFGVVERRTVPRDSWDEARYEVPALRWVDVSDGARGAAIIAPTRHGYSVRGSRVGLSLLKSPFMPNPWSDLGRFEVVYYLYPHEGDYRAGRVYEKAYEVWAGLKLAEKRAEGGGMPRAASFLEAEPGVIVEAVKLGEEKGVVVRLYEVEGRSREVVLKLPGSFTVFETNLLEENPKMVGRGSSVRLSFKPFEVKTLLLERA; the protein is encoded by the coding sequence GTGGCGAGGCTGACCTTCCGAGAGATTGAGCGAAGGTTCTTCGACTTTCTCGCCGCGACGGTTGTCGACCACAAGCCGGTCACCAGGTGGAGGGGGAGTGGTGGGGAGGTAGAGCTTCCCTTCTTCAGCGCGGCTAGGCCGGACGAGGTTCTCGCCTTCGAGGTGCACCTCTCACTGCCTAGGCTCGGTGGGGCGCGTTGGCTCCTCAGGCTGGATATCACGGGGAACGGGCTGCTCCGCGTCGATGGAGAGCTTTTCCAGGCTGTTGACGAGCAGCATAGGCTCGCTGTTCTCGAGCCGGGGGAGAGGCGTGTCGCCCTGGAGGCGACTCCGCGCAGGCTTTTCGGCGAGAACCCCTGGTCGTTCGCCTTCGTAGGGTCGAGCCTCTCCGCTGTGCTCTGGGACGAGTTCCACCTCGCTTTATCGCTGCTCGACCTGCTCCAGCTCGCGAAGGGTAGGAGCGACCTCCTGGAGGCTCTCTCCCGCGCGGCGGAGGAGGTTGAGCTCACGCCTAGCGTCACGCAGGTCTACGCTGCGCACACGATCCTGTACGGGCACTTCGCGCCGGAGAGCACGCCCGAGTACCGCGGCCCCCGCTGGGACTTCGCCTACACTGCGAGCGTGTATGGCCCCCGGGTGCTGGCGGGCTTCGCTGCCGACATACCTGGGCCTAGCGTGGAGGAGGTGGTCGAGACTGCTAGGAGGGTTCGGGAGAAGCTGCCCACCGGCGCAGCCGCGGGGAAGGTGTACCTCTTCGGGCACGCTCACATCGACACTGCCTGGCTGTGGCCGTTCAGCGAGACGAGGAGGAAGGTGGTCCGGACGTTCGCGACTGTGGTGCGGTTGGCGAAGATGGGGTACAGGTTCACGTACGTGCAGAGCGGGGCCCAGAACTACAAGTGGCTCGAGGAAGCGGAGCCCGAGCTCTTCGAGGAGGTTAAGAGGCTGGTGAGGGAGGGGCGGTGGCTGCCGGTAGGCGGGATGTGGGTTGAGGCGGACACCCAGCTGGTCACGGGGGAGTCTCTGGCGAGGCAGCTGCTCTACGGGCAGCGGTACTTCGCCGAGAAGCTCGGGGCGAGGAGCAGGGTCGGGTGGCTTCCCGACTCCTTCGGCTTCAGCGCCCAGCTCCCCCAGCTCTTCCGCAAAGCTGGCATCGAGGTCTTCGTGACGCACAAGGTGATGTGGAACGACACGAACGAGTTTCCCTACCACGCTTTCGTCTGGGAGGGCCTTGACGGCAGCGAGGTCGTAGCCCACATCATCGTAGCCACCTACAACGGCTCCCTGACGGCGAGCGAGCTGGCGGGCCTGTGGGAGAGGTACAAGCAGAGGGATCTGGCCCCGGCGGTGCACGCGTACGGGTTCGGCGACGGGGGCGGTGGGCCTACTTTCCTGATGCTCGAGCGGCTGAAGCTCCTCCGCTCTATCCCCGGCCTACCCGAGCCCGTCGAGGCTCCGAGCGAGAGCGAGTACGTGAGCGAGCTGCTGAAAGCTAAGGAGAAGCTGCCTCGCTGGAAGGGTGAGATCTACAACGAGTTCCACCGCGGCGTCTACACTACGAACCTGAAGGTTAAGGAGCTTGTCTCTAGGGCCGAGAGCGAGGCCCGCTGGGCCGAGCTGGCGGCGGCGTTAGCTCACCTTTTCGGCCTGGCAGGCTACCCCGCCCCCGAGATCAGGGAAGCTTGGGAGCGCTTGCTCCGCTGCCAGTTCCACGACGTGCTGCCCGGCTCCTCCAGCTACGAGGCTTACGCTGAAGCCTACGGGGACCTCGAGGCTGCGATCACCTCCTTCGAGGCGGTTTCGCGAAAGTCGCTCGAAGCGGTCGCTGAGCGCGTAGACGCGCCTAAGGGCAGCGTGGTCGTCTTCAACTCTCTACCTTGGCCGGTTAAGCTGCCCCTGAAGCTCCCGGGGCTTGGCTACACCTACCCTGACGGTAGGCCTGTGGAGGCGCAGAGTTCCGGTGAGGGGCTGGTGGCGGTGGTCGAGGTCCCCGCGACCGGCTACGTCGCGCTCCTGCCGGGTGCCAGCCAGGAGCCCTCGGGCGGTGCGAGCGCCCGGGCTGAGGAGGGCGGCGTGGTGCTCGAGAACGAGCTGCTCAGGGTGAGGTTGAGCGGCGGCGGGGAGCTTCTCTCGGTGTACGACAAGCAATCCGGCTTCGAGGTCCTGGCGGCTCCCAGCAACGTGCTGCGCGCGCACCCCGATAAGCCCGGCAGCTTCGACGCTTGGGATATCGACCGCTCTGCAGTCGAGTCGCCTGGCTACGCTTTCCAGCCTGCTGAGCCCCTGAGGGTGGTCTCGAGCGGGCCTGTCGCAGCTTCTGCTGAGTGCGCGCTCCGCTTCAAGAGCTCGACGGCCAGGGTGAGGGTCACGCTGTACAAGGGTTTGAAGCTCGTGGAGATCCGAGTCTCTTTCGACTGGCGCGAGAAGTGCTACCTCGTGAAGGCCTGGTTCGACTTCAATGTGAAGAGCGATACTGCGCACTTCGAGGTGCCGTTCGGGGTGGTCGAGAGGAGGACGGTGCCCAGGGACAGCTGGGATGAGGCGAGGTACGAGGTTCCCGCGCTCAGGTGGGTAGATGTCTCCGACGGAGCTCGCGGCGCCGCGATCATCGCTCCCACTAGGCACGGCTACAGCGTGCGAGGGTCGAGGGTAGGTCTGAGCCTCCTGAAGTCCCCCTTCATGCCGAACCCGTGGTCCGACCTCGGCCGCTTCGAGGTCGTTTACTACCTGTACCCGCACGAGGGCGACTATAGGGCTGGGAGGGTTTACGAGAAGGCTTACGAGGTCTGGGCTGGGCTCAAGCTGGCTGAGAAGAGGGCGGAGGGGGGAGGCATGCCGAGGGCGGCGAGCTTCCTCGAAGCAGAGCCCGGTGTTATCGTCGAGGCTGTGAAGCTGGGTGAGGAGAAGGGTGTAGTGGTCAGGCTGTACGAGGTGGAGGGGAGGAGCCGCGAGGTGGTGCTGAAGCTTCCGGGTAGCTTCACGGTCTTCGAGACGAACCTCCTCGAGGAGAACCCGAAGATGGTGGGCAGAGGTTCTAGCGTGAGGCTGAGCTTCAAGCCTTTCGAGGTTAAGACCCTGCTCCTCGAGAGAGCTTGA
- a CDS encoding ATP-binding protein encodes MAAVESLAYAQNPWWEWSDWFSRDRDLRSYERMRVKWRPGWLSSISLEPFSLNFIVGPRQVGKTTGVKILVSELLRERDPFSVFYFNCDLAVDARELRRVLDLYRGLKQAHGVKSSVVILDEVTGLEDWWRVVKGYIDLGYFDEDVLILLGSASFRIRAFAEAFPGRRGKGVTVEVLPLAFHEYVSAHGVEPRASEASRVSSLFKRYLETGGFPRSINGDEKFAEDLVASVERDAVKAGRNPKLLRLVARELIAKAPSALSFNAVAGELGVSHNTVHEYVKLLEDMFLVSTAYMKHGDRVLYRREKKIFFRDPFAARAFASLLGVEASRAALLEWVVQEHVLRKFGEVYFWHNGYEVDVIAGNLKLEVKTGKPHRRYPRSVTVLSEESIPAFLLELARS; translated from the coding sequence GTGGCGGCCGTGGAGAGCTTGGCTTACGCGCAGAACCCGTGGTGGGAGTGGAGTGACTGGTTTTCAAGGGATCGAGACTTGCGAAGCTACGAGAGAATGAGGGTTAAGTGGAGGCCCGGGTGGCTGAGCAGCATCTCGCTAGAGCCCTTCTCGCTCAACTTTATCGTGGGGCCTAGGCAGGTTGGGAAGACCACCGGGGTGAAGATCCTGGTTTCAGAGCTCTTAAGGGAGCGGGACCCATTCTCGGTTTTCTACTTTAACTGCGACCTAGCGGTCGACGCGAGAGAGCTGAGGAGGGTGCTCGACCTCTACCGCGGCTTGAAGCAAGCTCACGGAGTGAAGTCTTCGGTAGTGATCCTCGACGAGGTGACTGGGCTGGAAGACTGGTGGAGAGTGGTGAAAGGCTACATCGATCTCGGCTACTTCGACGAGGACGTCTTGATCCTGCTGGGCTCCGCCTCGTTCAGGATCAGGGCGTTCGCCGAGGCCTTCCCCGGAAGGAGAGGGAAGGGCGTGACAGTGGAGGTGCTCCCCCTCGCTTTCCATGAGTACGTGTCCGCGCACGGGGTGGAGCCGAGAGCCAGCGAAGCCAGCCGGGTTTCCAGCCTCTTTAAAAGGTACTTGGAGACGGGAGGCTTCCCCAGGAGCATCAACGGAGACGAGAAGTTTGCGGAAGACCTTGTGGCCAGCGTTGAGCGGGACGCCGTCAAGGCGGGGAGGAATCCGAAGCTCTTGAGGCTCGTGGCGCGGGAGCTGATCGCGAAAGCTCCCTCCGCGCTGAGCTTCAACGCGGTTGCGGGGGAGCTGGGAGTGTCCCACAACACTGTCCACGAGTACGTGAAGCTGCTAGAGGACATGTTCCTCGTCTCCACAGCCTACATGAAGCACGGGGACCGTGTGCTCTACCGGCGCGAGAAGAAGATCTTCTTCCGGGACCCTTTCGCGGCCCGAGCCTTCGCCTCCCTGCTGGGCGTCGAGGCCTCGCGGGCAGCGCTCCTCGAGTGGGTCGTGCAGGAGCACGTACTCCGGAAGTTTGGCGAAGTGTACTTCTGGCACAACGGCTACGAAGTGGACGTGATCGCCGGGAACCTGAAGCTCGAAGTCAAGACGGGGAAGCCGCACAGGAGGTACCCGAGAAGCGTCACCGTCCTCTCGGAGGAGAGCATACCCGCATTCCTCCTCGAGCTAGCGAGGAGCTAG
- a CDS encoding DUF763 domain-containing protein, producing MLVRRGVAELPLHGGRVPSWLVARMRELAGVVVRLVVDEYGTGGFLERVADPVWFQALNNLIGMDWDSSGSTTVTTAVLKEVLSRLDLGVYAAGGKGGASLRTPQELEGLARRLGLDAERLVRASILVAKVDSAALQAGYQLYHHAFFLDGEGRWAVVQQGMNPQVKVARRYHWFSESVSSFVENPHRGVSGVAGTALNTVDAGFGEHRRLLADLAKESPARLESELQQALAAARGLAPLVRYEPYPLEKVRETVKRYLRLGGAALNLRALEAARELDVRSYEELLAIRGVGPSTVRALALIAELVYETPPSWRDPVTHPVDPFKFAYAVGGKDGVPFPVDRRTYDEVLSILRELTQRVRSPWALRRLAALTRDWQPPEEEKVPTL from the coding sequence ATGTTGGTGCGTAGGGGGGTAGCTGAGCTTCCGCTGCATGGGGGGCGTGTGCCTTCCTGGCTGGTTGCGAGGATGAGGGAGCTGGCTGGGGTAGTGGTTAGGCTGGTTGTGGACGAGTACGGGACGGGGGGTTTCCTCGAGAGGGTTGCCGACCCGGTGTGGTTTCAGGCGCTTAACAACCTTATCGGGATGGATTGGGATTCTTCAGGCTCGACGACTGTCACGACCGCGGTTCTCAAGGAGGTTCTTTCGAGGCTGGATCTCGGCGTGTACGCGGCGGGGGGTAAGGGTGGTGCGAGCCTTAGGACTCCCCAGGAGCTCGAGGGGCTGGCCCGCAGGCTGGGCCTCGACGCGGAGAGGCTGGTGAGGGCCTCGATTCTCGTCGCTAAGGTTGATAGCGCGGCGCTCCAGGCGGGCTACCAGCTTTACCACCACGCGTTCTTCCTGGATGGGGAGGGCCGGTGGGCTGTGGTGCAGCAGGGTATGAACCCGCAGGTGAAGGTGGCTAGGCGCTACCACTGGTTCTCCGAGAGTGTTTCGAGCTTCGTCGAGAACCCTCACAGGGGTGTTAGCGGTGTGGCGGGCACTGCTTTGAACACTGTTGACGCTGGCTTCGGCGAGCACCGGAGGCTTCTCGCCGATCTAGCGAAGGAGAGCCCTGCGAGGCTTGAGTCCGAGCTGCAGCAAGCTTTAGCCGCAGCCCGGGGGCTCGCGCCCCTGGTCAGGTACGAGCCTTACCCGCTCGAGAAGGTGCGGGAGACTGTTAAGCGCTACCTCCGGCTCGGCGGCGCCGCGCTGAACCTTCGGGCGCTCGAGGCTGCTCGCGAGCTTGATGTGCGCAGCTACGAGGAGCTGCTCGCTATCCGGGGTGTGGGCCCGAGCACGGTGAGGGCGCTGGCGCTGATCGCGGAGCTGGTTTACGAGACGCCTCCGAGCTGGAGGGATCCTGTCACCCACCCGGTGGACCCCTTCAAGTTCGCTTACGCTGTGGGCGGTAAGGACGGTGTGCCGTTCCCGGTGGACAGGAGGACTTACGACGAGGTTCTCTCGATCTTGAGGGAGCTGACCCAGCGGGTGAGGTCGCCCTGGGCTCTGAGAAGGCTCGCAGCGCTCACTAGGGATTGGCAGCCGCCGGAGGAGGAGAAGGTCCCGACGCTCTAG
- a CDS encoding HEPN domain-containing protein, with product MSRAREVELLRRRARSFLARALESFNAGDYDLAVFLAEQAVRCT from the coding sequence ATGTCGCGCGCTCGCGAGGTAGAGCTCTTGAGGAGGAGGGCGAGATCCTTCCTTGCGAGAGCTTTAGAGAGCTTTAACGCGGGGGATTACGACTTAGCTGTCTTCCTCGCGGAGCAGGCGGTGCGCTGCACTTAA
- a CDS encoding glycoside hydrolase family 2 TIM barrel-domain containing protein, translating into MKNLSALCLLLAKKMGAGFAPHCGESSPRSCFVDRRYLHEYENPSIVGVNREPPRAAFLPCPDRGSALSSGFLESPWKISLNGRWKFKLVQSPEQAPPGFHEPGFDDSGWDEVEVPSCWQLLGYDKPIYLNFRYPFPPHPPYVPQGWNPTGLYRKRFKLDAELEGRRLFLVFEGAGSAFYVWVNGRYVGFSKDSRTPAEFDITPYVKPGENLVAVEVLRWSDGSYLEDQDMWRLSGIFRDVYAYLAPEVRIRDFFVKTRFGEDYVDAVLEVLVKVRSYSREEKQGLAVELELLDADGRPVLERPLVRFVGGVKPGEEVYVTFQCEVKAPRKWCAEDPYLYSLLLTLKGHDGSVLEVIREFVGFRQVEVRDGRVLVNGKPVYLRGVNRHEIDPVRGYAVTRELMELDVRLMKQFNFNAVRTSHYPNHPYWYYLCDKYGVYVVDEANVECHGIASIGKTGPLRNEPANNPEWLPAFMDRVIRMVERDKNRPSVIMWSLGNESGYGFNHEAAAAWVRGYDPTRPVHYEGAVHVLEVGGSVPRSVDVISVMYPSLDFLEWLATELRDDRPVIMCEYAHSMGNSTGNLKEYWDVIRKHRRLCGGFIWDWVDQGLLKEEGGVKYFAYGGDFGEEDHDGNFNINGIVFPDRTPQPALWECKKVQQPVEAEPVDLSRGLVKIENRFDHLKLSEAVEILWEVRADGRTLQEGRLEAPDLEPGEWEVIYVPYELPSPEPGTEYWLVLKYVLSRSFPWAEKGFIVGWSQFKLPVRAPEPPPLRIPEMPPLEVGDSDGSLRIAGRDFELVFCKRTASFSYVFKGRQVVRSFNPLEVWRAPTDNDEGLDGRGAARKWREVGLNRVVHKVLWVHAHRAAPQVAVVSAGLRTEAPDTGLGFTSTLELTVYGNGDVKVAVDVKPDEGLPVLPRAGFTLGLPGSFSRVAYYGRGPHENYVDRRFGAMVDVYETTVDEMFVPYLKPQENGNRCDVKWVALRDESGVGLLAVATSSMEFSAHRCTPHDLESAKHPHEVKWRDEVYLHLDYRQRGLGGASCGPDTLPQYELQPEPFRFEVILKPLEPGSDHIRLSKIKRYSF; encoded by the coding sequence GTGAAGAACTTATCTGCGCTCTGCCTGCTGCTAGCGAAGAAGATGGGGGCTGGTTTCGCGCCGCACTGCGGGGAGAGCTCCCCTAGGAGCTGCTTCGTGGACCGCAGGTATCTCCACGAGTACGAGAACCCTTCGATCGTGGGTGTGAACCGGGAGCCGCCGCGCGCTGCTTTCCTCCCCTGCCCCGACCGCGGCTCCGCTTTGAGCAGCGGATTCCTGGAGTCCCCTTGGAAGATTTCGCTGAACGGGAGGTGGAAGTTCAAGCTCGTCCAGAGCCCGGAGCAAGCGCCGCCGGGCTTCCACGAGCCCGGCTTCGACGACTCGGGCTGGGATGAGGTCGAGGTCCCGAGCTGCTGGCAGCTCCTCGGATACGATAAGCCGATATACCTCAACTTCAGGTACCCTTTCCCGCCCCACCCTCCCTACGTGCCGCAGGGCTGGAACCCTACGGGACTCTACAGGAAACGTTTCAAGCTGGACGCTGAGCTGGAGGGCAGGAGGCTCTTCCTCGTCTTCGAGGGTGCGGGCTCCGCTTTCTACGTGTGGGTTAACGGGCGCTACGTGGGCTTCAGCAAGGATTCAAGGACGCCTGCCGAGTTCGACATCACCCCTTACGTGAAGCCCGGCGAGAACCTGGTCGCGGTTGAAGTGCTTAGGTGGAGCGACGGCAGCTACCTCGAAGACCAGGATATGTGGAGGCTGAGCGGGATCTTCCGGGATGTTTACGCCTACTTGGCGCCCGAGGTGAGGATACGTGATTTCTTCGTGAAGACGCGGTTCGGCGAGGACTACGTGGACGCGGTGCTCGAGGTTCTCGTAAAGGTGCGGAGCTACTCCCGGGAGGAGAAGCAGGGCCTGGCGGTCGAGCTGGAGCTACTGGATGCTGACGGGAGGCCGGTGCTGGAGAGGCCTCTAGTCCGCTTTGTCGGCGGGGTGAAGCCCGGGGAGGAGGTGTACGTTACTTTTCAGTGCGAGGTTAAAGCGCCCAGGAAGTGGTGCGCGGAGGACCCCTACCTCTACAGCCTTCTTCTAACGCTTAAGGGGCACGATGGCTCGGTTCTGGAGGTTATCCGGGAGTTCGTCGGGTTCCGCCAGGTTGAGGTGAGGGATGGCAGGGTCCTCGTCAACGGGAAGCCTGTATACCTCAGGGGGGTGAACAGGCACGAGATCGACCCCGTGAGGGGGTACGCTGTGACGAGGGAGCTGATGGAGCTGGACGTGCGGCTCATGAAGCAGTTTAACTTCAACGCGGTTCGCACGTCGCACTACCCGAACCACCCCTACTGGTACTACCTGTGCGACAAGTACGGAGTGTACGTGGTGGACGAGGCGAACGTAGAGTGCCACGGTATCGCCAGCATCGGCAAGACTGGGCCTCTGCGCAACGAGCCGGCGAACAACCCCGAGTGGCTTCCAGCGTTCATGGACCGCGTTATCCGAATGGTGGAGCGCGACAAGAACAGGCCTTCCGTGATCATGTGGTCGCTCGGCAACGAGTCCGGGTACGGCTTCAACCACGAGGCTGCAGCCGCCTGGGTCAGAGGCTACGATCCGACCCGCCCAGTCCACTACGAGGGGGCGGTTCACGTCCTCGAGGTCGGGGGCTCTGTGCCCAGGAGCGTGGACGTTATCAGCGTCATGTACCCTTCGCTGGACTTCCTCGAGTGGCTCGCCACCGAGCTGCGGGACGACAGGCCGGTCATCATGTGCGAGTACGCTCACTCGATGGGGAACAGTACCGGAAACCTGAAGGAGTACTGGGACGTGATCCGAAAGCACCGCAGGCTGTGCGGTGGCTTCATCTGGGACTGGGTGGACCAGGGCCTCCTGAAGGAGGAGGGGGGTGTCAAGTACTTCGCTTACGGTGGGGACTTTGGCGAGGAGGATCACGACGGCAACTTCAACATTAACGGTATTGTTTTCCCCGACAGGACCCCTCAGCCCGCTCTCTGGGAGTGCAAGAAAGTGCAGCAGCCTGTGGAAGCGGAGCCCGTGGATCTGAGCAGGGGGCTGGTGAAGATCGAGAACCGCTTCGACCACTTGAAGCTGAGCGAAGCGGTGGAGATCTTGTGGGAGGTTCGCGCAGATGGCCGCACGCTCCAGGAGGGCCGCTTGGAGGCTCCTGACCTCGAGCCTGGAGAGTGGGAGGTAATCTACGTGCCCTACGAGCTGCCGAGCCCGGAGCCGGGCACCGAGTACTGGCTAGTGCTTAAGTACGTTCTATCCAGAAGCTTCCCGTGGGCTGAGAAGGGCTTTATCGTCGGCTGGAGCCAGTTCAAGCTGCCCGTGCGGGCTCCGGAGCCCCCGCCGCTCAGGATCCCCGAGATGCCGCCGCTCGAGGTCGGGGATAGCGACGGCTCTCTTAGGATCGCGGGCAGGGATTTCGAGCTGGTTTTCTGCAAGCGCACGGCTAGCTTCTCGTACGTGTTTAAGGGCAGGCAGGTTGTCAGGAGCTTTAACCCTCTCGAAGTGTGGAGAGCTCCTACAGACAACGACGAAGGGCTCGATGGGCGTGGGGCGGCTAGGAAGTGGAGAGAGGTAGGGCTCAACAGGGTAGTGCACAAGGTCCTGTGGGTACACGCTCACCGAGCTGCCCCTCAAGTAGCGGTGGTGAGTGCCGGGCTCCGGACGGAGGCGCCCGACACTGGGCTCGGCTTCACTTCAACGCTCGAGCTAACTGTTTACGGGAACGGTGACGTGAAAGTCGCGGTCGACGTGAAACCTGACGAGGGCCTGCCCGTGCTTCCGCGCGCCGGCTTCACGCTCGGCCTGCCCGGAAGCTTCTCGCGCGTAGCTTACTACGGTAGAGGGCCTCACGAGAACTATGTTGACAGGAGGTTCGGAGCGATGGTAGACGTCTACGAGACAACGGTCGACGAGATGTTCGTGCCGTACCTCAAGCCTCAGGAGAACGGCAACCGGTGCGATGTGAAGTGGGTTGCGCTGCGCGACGAGAGTGGGGTCGGCCTGCTAGCGGTAGCTACGAGCTCTATGGAGTTTAGCGCTCACCGCTGCACGCCACACGACCTTGAGTCCGCGAAGCACCCCCACGAAGTGAAGTGGCGCGACGAAGTGTACCTCCACCTCGACTACAGGCAGAGGGGGTTGGGGGGAGCCAGCTGCGGCCCCGATACTCTGCCTCAGTACGAGCTGCAGCCCGAGCCGTTCCGCTTCGAAGTTATCCTGAAGCCCCTGGAGCCGGGCTCCGACCACATCCGCTTGAGCAAGATCAAGCGGTACTCTTTCTAG